A region from the Sphingomonas flavescens genome encodes:
- a CDS encoding CDP-alcohol phosphatidyltransferase family protein, producing MIPNAITAMALCMGLTGVRFAIGAEWEKALAAIIIAGILDGMDGRIARLLRAQSKFGAELDSLSDNIAFGTAPALIIFLWSLQAAPRFGWTAALALAVCCALRLARFNARMDAAEQPHKSAGFNTGVPAPAGAGLAFVPIYLWLITGRPIFQDWPLVMAWTIFIAALMISSLPTYSWTSIRIRREWRLFALAGVALFGAALLTAPWITLLALSCVYLLMIPSALASYARVRRRRAIPRLPA from the coding sequence ATGATCCCCAACGCCATCACGGCGATGGCACTGTGCATGGGCCTAACGGGCGTCCGCTTCGCCATTGGCGCGGAGTGGGAGAAAGCCCTCGCGGCCATCATTATCGCCGGCATCCTTGACGGCATGGACGGCCGCATTGCGCGTCTCCTTCGCGCGCAGAGCAAGTTCGGTGCCGAACTCGATTCGCTGTCCGACAACATCGCGTTCGGAACTGCGCCAGCGCTGATTATCTTCCTTTGGTCACTGCAGGCGGCGCCACGCTTCGGGTGGACCGCGGCGCTTGCCCTGGCGGTCTGCTGCGCACTGCGCCTCGCGCGGTTCAACGCTCGCATGGATGCTGCCGAACAGCCGCACAAATCCGCAGGATTCAACACCGGTGTTCCCGCGCCGGCAGGGGCGGGCCTCGCTTTCGTGCCGATCTATCTGTGGCTGATCACAGGGCGGCCGATCTTTCAGGATTGGCCTTTGGTCATGGCCTGGACGATCTTCATCGCCGCACTGATGATCTCCAGCCTGCCGACCTACAGCTGGACGAGCATCCGGATCAGGCGTGAGTGGCGGCTGTTCGCGCTCGCGGGTGTCGCCCTTTTTGGCGCAGCCTTGCTCACCGCCCCATGGATCACACTGCTGGCGCTGTCGTGTGTCTACCTGCTGATGATTCCATCAGCCTTGGCAAGCTACGCGAGGGTCAGGCGGCGGCGCGCCATTCCGCGGTTGCCCGCATAG
- a CDS encoding phosphatidylserine decarboxylase, with translation MPAIDKHDSPLPTTTVKWRFPAVHPEGRKYAVGVGAVTLLAFLLHWQMLGWLLVGLTIWVATFFRDPVRTTPRGEGLIVAPADGLITMIARVAPPPELRGADGLADGEYTRVSIFMSVFDVHINRAPISGRIKRIAYVPGKFVNADLDKASEDNERQHFLVESADGLRIGFTQIAGLVARRILSFVREGDAVDVGQRVGLIRFGSRVDVYLPAGTAPKVLLGQRSIAGETVIAEIGSDVTLTGISQ, from the coding sequence ATGCCCGCAATCGACAAGCATGACAGCCCGCTTCCCACGACCACTGTAAAGTGGCGCTTTCCGGCCGTTCACCCCGAAGGCCGCAAATATGCGGTGGGTGTCGGCGCAGTCACGCTGCTGGCGTTCCTGTTGCATTGGCAGATGCTCGGATGGCTTCTCGTGGGCCTGACGATTTGGGTCGCGACATTCTTCCGTGATCCGGTGCGGACCACGCCGCGCGGGGAGGGGCTGATCGTCGCCCCTGCCGACGGCCTCATCACCATGATCGCCCGCGTGGCGCCGCCGCCCGAACTACGCGGCGCCGACGGTCTTGCCGACGGCGAGTACACCCGCGTCTCGATTTTCATGAGCGTGTTCGACGTGCACATCAATCGCGCGCCGATTTCGGGCCGCATCAAGCGCATCGCCTACGTTCCGGGCAAATTCGTCAACGCCGACCTCGACAAGGCCAGCGAGGATAATGAGCGGCAGCATTTCCTGGTCGAGAGTGCGGACGGCCTGCGCATTGGGTTTACGCAAATCGCCGGCCTCGTCGCTCGCCGCATTCTGTCGTTCGTGCGCGAAGGCGATGCGGTGGACGTGGGCCAGCGGGTCGGCCTGATCCGCTTCGGCAGCCGTGTCGATGTCTATCTACCGGCGGGAACTGCACCGAAGGTGTTGCTCGGCCAGCGATCGATCGCCGGCGAGACGGTGATTGCCGAGATCGGGAGTGACGTCACGCTGACCGGCATCAGCCAGTGA
- the rseP gene encoding RIP metalloprotease RseP has translation MFSSPPLWLILVAFVAMLGPLVFFHELGHYSVARLFRIPAETFSIGFGREVIGWTDRQGTRWKVGWLPLGGYVKFVGDMSPASNPADLESIPEELRGHVFQARPVWQRFLVVLAGPAANFLLAILIFAAFFMLLGAPQTNVVGAVEPGTPAARAGLQPGDKILSVGGRETPTFNDLRTVVSLRAGEQVDVTYERDAEARHVDVQLKADTFTDQFGKPQKKGLLGIAPTSTVLAPLSPLAALGAAVDYTWRLVVSTVDGLGRIMSGQISPKAIGGPISIAKVAGEGASLGPLAFVSLLAFLSINLGFINLLPVPMLDGGHLLFYGVEAVRRRPLSAEALEWSFRGGLAVLFALMVFTTLNDLSSLGLWDRLQRLIG, from the coding sequence ATGTTTTCCTCCCCACCGCTCTGGCTGATACTCGTCGCATTCGTGGCGATGCTGGGCCCACTCGTGTTTTTCCATGAGCTTGGGCACTATTCGGTTGCGCGTCTATTCCGCATTCCCGCGGAGACGTTCTCAATCGGCTTTGGCCGCGAGGTGATCGGCTGGACCGATCGGCAGGGAACCCGCTGGAAGGTCGGATGGCTGCCTTTGGGCGGCTACGTAAAGTTCGTGGGCGATATGAGTCCCGCAAGCAATCCAGCGGATCTCGAGTCCATTCCCGAGGAGCTGCGTGGCCACGTGTTCCAGGCCAGGCCGGTCTGGCAAAGGTTTCTGGTCGTGCTGGCCGGCCCCGCGGCAAACTTCCTGCTCGCGATCTTGATCTTCGCCGCCTTCTTCATGCTGCTTGGTGCGCCGCAGACGAACGTCGTCGGCGCGGTGGAGCCAGGTACGCCGGCGGCGCGTGCCGGTCTCCAGCCCGGAGACAAGATCTTGTCGGTAGGCGGGCGTGAAACCCCGACTTTCAATGATCTGCGGACCGTCGTTTCCCTTCGCGCCGGCGAGCAGGTCGATGTCACATACGAGCGGGACGCGGAAGCCCGGCACGTCGACGTCCAACTAAAGGCGGACACCTTTACTGACCAGTTCGGGAAACCACAGAAGAAGGGCCTGCTGGGCATCGCCCCGACGTCGACCGTGTTGGCGCCGCTATCCCCACTCGCTGCGCTGGGCGCTGCGGTCGATTACACCTGGCGGCTGGTCGTCTCAACGGTCGATGGCCTTGGCCGCATCATGAGCGGACAAATTTCTCCGAAAGCGATCGGCGGTCCGATTTCGATCGCCAAGGTCGCGGGAGAGGGCGCGTCATTGGGCCCGCTGGCCTTCGTGTCGCTGCTCGCATTCCTCTCAATTAATCTCGGATTCATCAACCTGTTGCCAGTCCCGATGCTCGATGGAGGGCACCTCTTGTTCTACGGCGTCGAGGCCGTCCGCCGGCGTCCGCTCAGTGCGGAAGCCCTGGAATGGTCGTTCCGTGGTGGACTCGCGGTTCTCTTCGCGCTGATGGTGTTTACAACGCTCAATGATTTGAGCTCGCTGGGCCTGTGGGATCGGTTACAGCGCTTGATTGGCTAG
- a CDS encoding 1-deoxy-D-xylulose-5-phosphate reductoisomerase has product MSILGATGSIGESTLDLVEREPDRFAVEAVTAGSNAASLADIARRTGARLAVIADETKLDELKSLLAGTDCRAAAGEQALVEAASCADFVMAAIVGCAGLRPTMAAVEAGATVALANKEALVTAGALMTSAAIASGTTLLPVDSEHNAIFQCLAGNREEDVSRIILTASGGPFRTASAETIDNATPAEAIAHPNWSMGAKISVDSATLMNKGLELIEASYLFGLPSDRLDIVVHPQSVIHSMVEYIDGSVLAQLGSADMRIPIASALAWPQRMVTPAAKLDLASIGRLEFEEPDLERFPALALARQALEAGGAAAIVLNAANEIAVEQFLAGNIRFVDIAGCVRQALDEAEFDTPRSIGDVLEVDRVTRARTRAMMKASCA; this is encoded by the coding sequence ATCTCAATCCTCGGCGCAACGGGTTCGATCGGCGAGTCGACTCTGGACTTGGTTGAGCGCGAACCCGATCGCTTCGCCGTTGAAGCTGTCACCGCGGGCAGCAACGCTGCGTCCTTGGCCGACATTGCCCGGCGCACGGGGGCCCGCCTCGCAGTAATCGCGGACGAAACCAAGCTTGACGAACTTAAGTCGCTGCTTGCCGGGACAGATTGCCGCGCGGCCGCCGGTGAGCAGGCATTGGTCGAAGCGGCCTCGTGTGCGGATTTCGTCATGGCTGCCATCGTCGGATGTGCCGGCCTTCGGCCGACAATGGCCGCGGTGGAAGCCGGTGCAACCGTGGCCCTCGCGAATAAGGAGGCGCTGGTCACTGCGGGCGCATTGATGACGAGTGCCGCTATAGCGAGCGGCACCACGCTTCTGCCAGTCGACAGCGAACATAATGCAATCTTTCAATGTCTTGCGGGTAACCGCGAGGAGGACGTGTCAAGAATAATTCTGACGGCCAGTGGCGGGCCGTTCCGCACTGCGTCAGCGGAGACGATCGACAATGCGACGCCGGCTGAGGCTATCGCTCATCCCAATTGGTCGATGGGCGCCAAGATTTCCGTCGATTCCGCGACACTAATGAACAAGGGTCTCGAGCTCATCGAGGCCTCATACCTTTTTGGCCTGCCGTCTGATCGGCTGGATATCGTGGTGCATCCGCAATCCGTCATCCACTCGATGGTGGAATACATCGATGGCTCGGTTCTCGCGCAACTGGGCAGCGCCGATATGCGCATTCCCATCGCTTCCGCGCTTGCCTGGCCGCAGCGCATGGTGACGCCAGCTGCGAAACTGGACCTTGCATCGATCGGCAGGCTCGAATTTGAAGAGCCCGATCTCGAACGGTTTCCGGCTCTGGCACTGGCTCGCCAGGCGCTGGAAGCGGGCGGTGCGGCGGCGATCGTGCTCAACGCCGCGAATGAGATTGCCGTCGAACAATTCCTGGCCGGCAACATCCGTTTCGTCGATATTGCTGGCTGCGTACGCCAGGCGCTCGACGAGGCGGAATTCGACACGCCGCGCTCAATCGGCGATGTGTTGGAGGTCGACAGGGTGACCCGAGCGCGGACCCGCGCCATGATGAAGGCGAGCTGCGCTTAA
- the pyrH gene encoding UMP kinase, with the protein MTVPRFNRILLKLSGEALMGQGQFGIDPATVASMAEEVKAAKEQSHELCLVIGGGNIFRGMAGAAKGMDRAQADYMGMLATVMNALAMQNALEQIGVETRVQSAIKMDQVCEPVIRRRAERHLAKGRVVIFAAGVGSPYFTTDTGAALRAAEMKCDALFKGTSVDGVYDADPKKKSGAKRYDTISFDRVLADDLKVMDAAAVALCRDNNIPIVVFNIRQSGNLAEVLAGRGIATVVENGE; encoded by the coding sequence ATGACCGTCCCGCGTTTCAACCGCATCTTGCTGAAGCTGTCGGGCGAAGCGCTCATGGGGCAGGGCCAGTTCGGCATCGACCCCGCTACGGTCGCAAGCATGGCCGAAGAGGTCAAGGCGGCCAAGGAACAGAGCCATGAGCTCTGCCTGGTGATCGGGGGCGGCAACATCTTTCGCGGGATGGCCGGTGCGGCCAAGGGCATGGACCGCGCCCAAGCTGATTACATGGGCATGCTGGCAACGGTCATGAACGCGCTCGCGATGCAGAATGCGCTGGAGCAGATCGGTGTCGAGACCCGCGTTCAATCGGCGATCAAGATGGACCAGGTCTGCGAACCGGTGATCCGCCGCCGCGCCGAACGCCACCTCGCCAAGGGCCGTGTCGTCATCTTCGCCGCCGGGGTCGGCAGCCCGTACTTCACCACCGATACCGGGGCTGCGCTCCGTGCCGCCGAAATGAAGTGTGACGCGCTGTTCAAGGGAACCAGTGTGGACGGCGTCTATGATGCCGATCCGAAGAAGAAGAGCGGCGCCAAGCGCTACGACACCATCAGCTTCGACCGCGTGCTGGCGGACGACCTCAAGGTGATGGACGCCGCTGCCGTCGCCTTGTGCCGTGACAACAACATACCGATCGTGGTGTTCAACATCCGGCAGTCCGGCAATCTTGCCGAGGTGCTCGCCGGACGTGGGATCGCAACGGTCGTCGAGAACGGAGAGTAA
- the rpsB gene encoding 30S ribosomal protein S2, which yields MAATVVTMQQLLEAGAHFGHQTHRWNPKMKPYIFGDRNGVHIIDLSQTVPLFSRALDFVQQTVARGGKVLFVGTKRQAQDAIAEAAAASGQHFVNHRWLGGMLTNWKTISNSIKRLKTLEEQLSGDTAGLTKKEVLQLTRERDKLEKSLGGIRDMGGLPDIMFVVDTNKEELAIKEANTLGIPVVAILDSNSDPSGIAFPVPGNDDASRAIRLYTDSVAQAVGQGRQGNASSRGQDIGAMAEPPVEAALEA from the coding sequence ATGGCGGCCACGGTCGTCACCATGCAGCAATTGCTCGAAGCCGGAGCGCACTTCGGCCACCAGACCCATCGTTGGAACCCCAAGATGAAGCCGTACATCTTCGGCGACCGCAACGGGGTGCACATCATCGACCTGTCGCAGACGGTTCCGCTGTTCTCGCGCGCGCTCGACTTCGTCCAGCAGACCGTTGCCCGTGGAGGCAAGGTTCTGTTCGTGGGCACCAAGCGCCAGGCGCAGGACGCGATCGCGGAAGCTGCGGCCGCTTCGGGTCAGCACTTCGTCAATCACCGCTGGCTGGGCGGCATGCTCACCAACTGGAAGACGATCTCGAACTCGATCAAGCGCCTCAAGACGCTCGAAGAGCAGCTGTCGGGCGACACCGCCGGCCTCACCAAGAAGGAAGTCCTTCAGCTGACGCGTGAGCGCGACAAGCTGGAGAAGAGCCTTGGCGGCATCCGCGACATGGGCGGCCTGCCGGACATCATGTTCGTGGTCGACACCAACAAGGAAGAGCTGGCGATCAAGGAAGCCAACACGCTCGGCATCCCGGTCGTCGCGATCCTCGATTCCAACAGCGACCCGAGCGGCATCGCGTTCCCGGTCCCGGGCAATGACGACGCCAGCCGCGCGATTCGCCTGTACACGGACTCGGTGGCGCAGGCCGTCGGCCAGGGCCGTCAGGGCAATGCGTCGTCGCGCGGGCAGGACATCGGCGCGATGGCCGAGCCTCCGGTCGAGGCCGCGCTCGAAGCCTAA
- the tsf gene encoding translation elongation factor Ts — protein MAEITAATVKELRERTSAGMMDCKKALAENNGDMEAAIDWLRAKGLSAAAKKAGRTASEGLVGVTVEGNRGAVVEVNSETDFVAKNETFQEFVRNVAKLALQTGNDVEALAAAAYPGGGTVQDKLTENIATIGENQSLRRAAVLEVSEGAIVPYVHNQVVPGLGKIGVLVALESAAASDTLTALGKQIAMHVAAAHPLALNADDLDADLIERERSIAMEKAKESGKPQNIVEKMVEGGLAKFRKESALLSQLLVHDGKTPISDVVAAAAKDAGSPITLAGFIRFQLGEGIEKKQEDFAAEVAAAAGTNKAEPVA, from the coding sequence ATGGCGGAGATCACAGCCGCAACCGTGAAAGAACTGCGCGAGCGCACCAGCGCCGGCATGATGGACTGCAAGAAGGCGTTGGCCGAAAACAACGGCGACATGGAAGCCGCCATCGACTGGCTGCGTGCCAAGGGCCTGTCGGCTGCTGCCAAGAAGGCGGGCCGCACCGCCTCGGAAGGCCTCGTCGGCGTGACCGTCGAGGGCAATCGCGGCGCGGTCGTTGAAGTAAACTCGGAAACGGACTTCGTTGCCAAGAACGAAACCTTCCAGGAATTCGTTCGCAACGTGGCCAAGCTTGCGCTGCAGACCGGCAATGACGTCGAGGCGCTGGCTGCGGCGGCTTATCCCGGCGGCGGCACGGTTCAGGACAAGCTGACCGAGAACATCGCCACCATCGGCGAAAACCAGTCGCTGCGCCGCGCGGCCGTATTGGAAGTGAGCGAGGGCGCCATTGTGCCTTACGTTCACAATCAGGTCGTTCCGGGTCTCGGCAAGATCGGCGTGCTGGTCGCGCTCGAGAGCGCCGCAGCCTCCGATACGCTGACCGCCCTTGGCAAGCAGATCGCGATGCACGTCGCCGCTGCGCACCCGCTGGCGCTTAACGCCGATGATCTCGACGCCGACCTGATCGAGCGCGAGCGTTCGATCGCCATGGAAAAGGCAAAGGAAAGCGGCAAGCCGCAGAATATCGTCGAGAAGATGGTCGAAGGCGGCCTCGCGAAATTCCGCAAGGAAAGCGCTCTACTTAGCCAGTTGTTAGTGCACGACGGCAAGACGCCGATTTCGGACGTCGTCGCCGCTGCTGCGAAGGACGCTGGCTCGCCGATCACGCTCGCGGGCTTCATCCGCTTTCAGCTCGGCGAAGGCATTGAGAAGAAGCAGGAAGACTTCGCAGCCGAAGTCGCGGCAGCTGCCGGCACCAACAAGGCTGAGCCAGTCGCCTAA
- the frr gene encoding ribosome recycling factor — protein MATDTADLKRRMHGAVEALKHDLVGLRTGRASTALLDPIQVEVYGANMPLNQVATVSTPEARMLAVQVWDRSNVQPVEKAIRAAGLGLNPITDGQMIRLPIPELTEERRKELAKLVGQYAEKARVAVRNVRRDGMDGLKADEKKHEISEDERKRLETEVQKLTDDTIKEVDDAAAAKEKEILGK, from the coding sequence ATGGCTACCGATACTGCCGACCTCAAGCGCCGCATGCATGGCGCGGTCGAAGCGCTGAAGCACGATCTCGTCGGTCTTCGGACTGGGCGCGCCTCGACTGCCTTGCTCGATCCCATCCAGGTTGAGGTCTACGGCGCCAACATGCCGCTCAACCAGGTTGCGACGGTGTCGACGCCTGAAGCGCGCATGCTCGCGGTACAAGTGTGGGATCGCTCGAACGTGCAGCCCGTGGAGAAGGCAATTCGGGCCGCGGGCCTTGGTCTCAACCCGATCACTGATGGCCAGATGATCCGCTTGCCGATCCCTGAACTGACCGAAGAGCGCCGCAAGGAACTTGCGAAGCTGGTCGGCCAATATGCCGAAAAGGCGCGCGTGGCCGTCCGCAACGTGCGCCGCGACGGCATGGATGGGCTCAAGGCCGATGAGAAAAAGCACGAGATCAGCGAGGACGAGCGCAAGCGCCTCGAGACCGAGGTGCAGAAGCTGACGGACGACACCATCAAGGAAGTCGACGACGCCGCGGCCGCCAAGGAAAAGGAAATCCTCGGCAAGTGA
- the uppS gene encoding polyprenyl diphosphate synthase translates to MTAAPAPKAGAADNAAGLAGGGPRSTPRHVAIIMDGNGRWAQQRGLPRAAGHKAGAESVRRALQAATDNGVEVLTLYAFSSENWRRSSEEISDLTALMRYYLERELKTLEKEKVRLKLIGDYSAFGGELVERLERAVERCADNSRITLVVALNYGSRAEIAAASRRLAAKAVRGEIELPAITEQAIGAELQTADLPELDLLIRTSGEVRLSNFLLWQAAYAELLFLDTLWPDFDEAAFTNALAVYARRQRRFGGR, encoded by the coding sequence GTGACCGCTGCACCGGCCCCGAAAGCGGGCGCGGCGGATAACGCGGCCGGCTTGGCAGGGGGCGGTCCGCGCTCCACGCCGCGCCACGTCGCGATCATCATGGATGGCAACGGCCGCTGGGCACAGCAACGCGGCCTTCCGCGCGCGGCTGGGCATAAGGCCGGCGCCGAGTCTGTCCGGCGTGCCTTGCAAGCGGCTACCGACAACGGTGTAGAAGTCCTTACGCTTTATGCCTTTTCTTCCGAGAACTGGCGCCGCAGCAGCGAGGAAATCTCCGACCTCACGGCGCTGATGCGCTATTATCTGGAGCGTGAGCTTAAGACGCTCGAGAAGGAGAAGGTCCGGCTCAAGCTGATCGGCGACTATTCCGCGTTCGGCGGCGAGCTGGTGGAGCGGCTGGAGCGCGCCGTCGAGCGCTGCGCTGATAATAGTCGGATCACGCTGGTAGTGGCGCTGAATTACGGATCGCGGGCGGAGATTGCCGCAGCTTCGCGCCGATTGGCGGCGAAGGCCGTCCGCGGCGAAATCGAATTACCCGCGATCACCGAGCAGGCCATCGGCGCCGAGTTGCAGACCGCGGATTTGCCCGAGCTCGATCTCCTGATCCGCACGTCGGGGGAGGTGCGGCTGTCCAACTTCCTTCTTTGGCAAGCCGCCTACGCCGAGCTTCTCTTCCTTGACACGCTTTGGCCTGACTTCGATGAGGCGGCTTTCACCAATGCGCTTGCAGTCTATGCGCGCCGGCAACGCCGGTTTGGCGGCCGATGA
- a CDS encoding phosphatidate cytidylyltransferase, with protein sequence MNELSVRALTGLILIAIALIAAVQGGYVLAVLVAAIATLMFYEWTRLTKGWGAGWYLGGFIYALLPALALLWIRERDVHGLALLIWAFIVTWSTDIGAYFSGRRFGRRKLAPTLSPNKTVEGLAGGVIAAALLGGAWAIAMDLGKPLLLLAPVFAIFAQAGDLFESGMKRRAGVKDSGALLPGHGGALDRLDGLVPVAILTAAAQMCGLT encoded by the coding sequence ATGAACGAGCTTTCGGTTCGCGCCCTCACCGGCCTAATCCTGATTGCGATTGCGCTGATCGCGGCAGTGCAGGGCGGTTACGTCCTCGCCGTCTTGGTCGCCGCAATCGCGACATTGATGTTCTACGAGTGGACCCGGCTGACGAAAGGCTGGGGCGCTGGGTGGTATCTTGGCGGTTTCATCTACGCGCTGTTGCCCGCCTTGGCACTGCTGTGGATCCGCGAACGGGATGTGCACGGTCTCGCACTGCTGATCTGGGCCTTCATCGTAACCTGGTCGACCGACATTGGCGCGTACTTCTCCGGCCGCCGCTTCGGACGCCGTAAGCTTGCTCCGACGCTAAGCCCCAACAAGACGGTCGAAGGACTTGCTGGAGGCGTTATTGCTGCCGCTTTACTTGGTGGCGCATGGGCAATCGCGATGGACCTTGGGAAACCTCTGCTGTTGCTGGCGCCCGTGTTCGCCATCTTCGCGCAGGCGGGCGACTTGTTTGAAAGCGGCATGAAGCGCCGGGCGGGCGTCAAGGATTCCGGAGCGCTTCTGCCTGGCCATGGCGGCGCTCTCGATCGCCTTGACGGATTGGTCCCGGTCGCGATCCTGACCGCAGCGGCGCAGATGTGCGGACTGACGTGA
- a CDS encoding NADP-dependent isocitrate dehydrogenase: MAKIKVKNPVVELDGDEMTRIIWQWIRERLIQPYLDVDLLYYDLSVENRDATGDQVTIDAANAIKEHGVGVKCATITPDEARVEEFKLTKMWKSPNGTIRNILGGVIFREPIVISNVPRLIPGWTDPIVVGRHAFGDQYRATDFKVPGPGKLTMKWVGNDGQELDFDVFDFPAAGVAMGMYNLDESIRDFAHACFNYSLGRGWPLYLSTKNTILKAYDGRFKDIFQEIYDSEYKAKFEAAGIEYQHRLIDDMVASALKWSGKFVWACKNYDGDVQSDQVAQGFGSLGLMTSVLMTPDGKTIEAEAAHGTVTRHYRMHQQGKATSTNPIASIFAWTGGLKYRGKFDDTPDVVRFAETLERVCVETVEKGQMTKDLAILVGPEQAWMTTEQFFDAIVHNLETAMAGEGVAA, translated from the coding sequence ATGGCCAAGATCAAGGTAAAGAACCCGGTCGTCGAGCTCGACGGCGATGAGATGACGCGGATCATCTGGCAGTGGATCCGTGAACGACTGATCCAGCCCTATCTCGACGTCGACCTGCTTTATTACGATCTCTCGGTCGAGAACCGCGACGCGACCGGCGACCAGGTCACCATCGACGCCGCCAATGCGATTAAGGAGCATGGCGTCGGCGTGAAGTGCGCGACGATTACCCCCGACGAAGCCCGCGTCGAGGAATTCAAGCTCACCAAGATGTGGAAGTCGCCCAATGGCACGATCCGCAACATCCTGGGCGGCGTCATCTTCCGTGAACCGATCGTGATTTCGAACGTGCCGCGGCTGATCCCGGGCTGGACCGACCCGATCGTGGTTGGCCGTCATGCCTTCGGCGACCAGTATCGCGCGACCGACTTCAAGGTGCCCGGCCCCGGCAAGCTGACCATGAAGTGGGTAGGCAACGACGGGCAGGAACTCGATTTCGACGTGTTCGACTTCCCGGCGGCCGGCGTCGCGATGGGCATGTACAATCTGGACGAAAGCATCCGTGATTTCGCCCACGCCTGCTTCAACTACAGCCTCGGCCGCGGCTGGCCGCTGTACCTTTCGACGAAGAATACGATCCTCAAGGCCTATGACGGCCGCTTCAAGGATATCTTCCAGGAGATTTACGACAGCGAATACAAGGCGAAGTTCGAGGCTGCTGGTATCGAATATCAGCACCGCCTGATCGACGACATGGTTGCTTCCGCGCTCAAGTGGAGCGGCAAGTTCGTTTGGGCCTGCAAAAATTACGATGGCGACGTGCAGTCCGACCAGGTCGCGCAGGGCTTCGGCTCGCTGGGTCTGATGACTTCGGTGCTGATGACCCCAGACGGCAAGACCATCGAGGCTGAGGCGGCGCACGGCACCGTGACCCGCCACTACCGCATGCATCAGCAGGGCAAGGCGACCTCGACCAACCCCATCGCGTCGATCTTCGCCTGGACCGGCGGCCTCAAGTATCGCGGCAAGTTCGACGACACGCCGGATGTCGTCCGCTTCGCCGAGACGCTGGAGCGGGTGTGCGTCGAGACCGTCGAGAAGGGCCAGATGACCAAGGACCTCGCGATCCTCGTTGGCCCCGAGCAGGCGTGGATGACGACCGAGCAGTTTTTCGACGCGATCGTCCATAACCTCGAGACGGCCATGGCCGGCGAAGGGGTGGCCGCCTAA